In the genome of Pontibacter actiniarum, the window ACCCGAGGGCTTTACAAATGAGACTGCTGTAGCGTTAGAAAGAAACGATGCAGAAACAGTACGGCTTCTTGTTGGAGATGACGTGTTACTCAAAATCAATGATGAGCAGTACAGCTCATGCTGGGATAGCCTTTACCAGGCTTGTCCGTGGGCTACGGTGTATCAAAGTATAGCTTTTGTTTCAGCCTGGTATGAAATCTATGCTACAACGTACCAACCCATTCTTGTAGAGCAGGTCAGGGCAGGAAAACTGGTCGGTGTTTTTGCGTTAGCTCAAGATACAAAAGGGCATATAATTGGTGCTGGCGACAGCCAGGCGGAGTACCAGGTCTGGTTGGCAACAACGCATGACAGTACCTCTTTCCTTCAGGCAGCCTTGCTGGAGCTGTACAGGCTGTTCCCCAAAAGTAGCATCAGGCTAAAGTACCTTCCCTACAACACACCGCTCCAGGGGCTCATGGCAACGCATTTCTGGAAGAAGCACTGCCTGCTGAAAGCATACAGCCAACCTTTGATGGTGGTAAACGATGAGAGCCTCTCCTTGGAGTTAAAAAAGAAGAACAAGAGAGAGAAGCTGAACCGGTTAAAAAGATTAGGTCACCTTACCTTTGAGCAAATAACAGATAGCGCTGTGTTTCAGGGCCTGCTCGATGAGCTTGCAACGCAGTACGACTTTCGTAAAGGAGCGACAGTAAACCTAACGCCGTTTAAAGACGACACACTGAAAAAGCGTTTTATCATGACCTTGTTTGAGCGAAAGCTGCTTCATGTGTCGGTTCTTAAGCTTAACGACGCGGTAATCGCTTCAAACGCAGGAGCTGCTGGGCGAGGCTGGCTGCACCTGCAGGGGTTCAACACGCATTCCCCGATACATGCTAAATACTCACCGGGGATCCTTCAGTTTTTGATGTTAGGCAAGCATTTAGTGAACTCAGAAATCAAGGTGTTTGACCTGACACCCGGTGGAGACGCCTACAAGGAAAACCTGGCAACCGATCTCGTGGAAGCTCATATACTGTATGTCGGCACTGCCTACAGTCGCTGGCGCAAACGCCTAAAGGACGGGTGCAGCACCTACCTAAAGAGCAGGCTCACGAAAGCAGGCATCCAACAAAGTACCCTGAAACTCATCAAGAAGCAGGCTCAGCTGTTTCAAGAGAAAATTCGCTTGCTTAGGAAAAGAGACCCTAGCGCGCTGCTGCATAGTCTGTTTCCAAGAGCAAGGCACGCCAAAAGTAGCCAGACCTATTTTATCGCGTTTACCGCACCAGACCTACTCCCCCCCTCTCTCCTCGCCGTGGAGCGGGACAGCCTGGAGGCGCTGCTGAGCTTCGAGGCTGCCGGGGGGTGGCAGACGCGGTGGGAGTTTCTGGGCGAGGCCATGCGGCGGCTGGAGGCCGGGGAGCACTGCTACACCTGGCGCAGGGAAGGACGGCTGCTGTGCTGCGCCTGGCTCTCCCCCGCCCCGGGCCAGGCAGGGGCTACGCTACGCGGCATCTACTGCCACCCGGGCGGGCGTGCAGGGCTTTCCTCCTTCCTACGCACGGCTGCCGGGCAGGTGGCGCGGGAGGAGGGCCACGGGCAGGTGCTCGCAGTGGCCGAAGGCACCGCCACCCGGCGCGCACTGGAGGCGGCCGGCTTTGAGAAGGTATGAAGTTCACAGGCAGCTAACCCCACCTCTTAATGCGGCTTTACAGGCAAAGGCTAGCCAGATTCCCTGACGTACAAGCGCTGCACACCATAGGTTGATACATTCCAGCAGCTTCCCGTAACTTAAAGGCTCATCCGCTATCCTAAAAACAACTCGCGTTCTCTCCGTACAACCATACTATGAGTAAAGTATACTTCCTTAGTGGCCTGGGTGCCGACTGGCGCATGTTTCAGTTCCTCAAGCTCCCTGACTACCTGCCGCAGCAGCACATCCAGTGGGTAGAGCCCCGGCATATAGACGAGCCGGGGCAGGAGTACGTACACCGGCTAAAGGAGCAGGTGACCGATCCTGACCCGATCCTGGTGGGCATGTCGTACGGCGGGTTGGTGGCCATAGAGCTGAGTAAAGTGTTGAAGCCCCGCAAGACCATCCTTATTTCCAGCCTGGCTACACGGCACGCCTTACCCACCATCTACCGGAAGCTCGGCAAAACAAAGCTGCACAGGTGGATGCCTCTTAAACTTATGCAGAGTGCCGTCCCGCTGGCCCCGTTCTTTTTTGGCGCGCATACCAAGCCAGAGAAACTCCTGCTAAAGGGGGCTATTATGTACATTGATGAGAAGCTGCTGCGGTGGTCGCTGGGGCAGCTGCTGGTGTGGCCGCAGGAGGAAATACTGCCGGGGCTGGTGCAAATCCACGGCACGAGGGACCTGGTCCTTCCGCTCCACGACCGCCCCGACATCATTAAGGTGCAGGGCGGGGAGCACCTGATGGTGATGCACCAGGCTGACGAAATTAGCGCTATCTTGAGCAAAATTTTAGAAGACACATGGATAAAAGCAGATACATCGTTAAAACCACCGATGGGCAGCAGGTAGACCTGACGCACGCCCACATCCTGCGCAGCAACAACCTCTACCCGTTTGGGCAGCACAACTACGCGATTTACGAAACGCCGGAGGGCGTGTACGTGCGGGCCCTGAACAGCGGCGAGCGTGAGATCATGCTCACACACTACGAGCTGATGGACGAACCCACTGCCCGCAACTACAGCCACCCCTATGTTAGAGAAGACCGGTAAGTAAACTATGCAATTAAGTTTCTGGGAACGCGAGACGTACTTTAAGAACATTGATGTTCTGATCATCGGCAGCGGCATAGTGGGCCTGAACGCCGCGCTGCACCTGAAAGCAAAGCAGCCGCAGCTTAAGGTGCTGGTGGCGGAGAGAGGGATGCTGCCAACAGGCGCCAGCTCCAAAAACGCCGGCTTTGCCTGCTTTGGCAGCCCCTCCGAGATGCTAAGCGACCTGCAGCGCCATTCGGAGGAGGACGTTTTCGGACTGGTGGCGCGCCGCTGGAAAGGCCTGCAGCGCCTGCGCCGCAACCTTGGCGACACCACGATCGACTATCACCGGTGGGGCGGCTATGAACTTTTTACACCACAGCAGCAAGAGCTGTACGAGGCTTGCCTCGATAACCTGCCCTACCTGAACAGGCAGTTGCAAAACACCATTGGCGAGGCCGAGGTGTTTCGCCCGGCAGACGAAAAGATCGGCCAGTTTGGGTTTAAGGGTGTGCAGCGCCTGCTCCTCAGTACCGCCGAAGGGCAGATAGACACCGGCAAAATGATCCTGGCGCTCACCCAGAAGGCACAGCAGCTTGGCGTGCTGGTGCTAAATGGCCTGGAGGTGCTTGCGCTGCAGGAAAACGGGCAAGACGTAAACGCCGTGACGGCACAAGGCATCGACCTGAAGGCGAAAGCTGCCCTGGTCGCTACCAATGGCTTTGCCCGGAAACTGCTGCCTACACTGCAGGTGCAGCCGGCACGGGCACAGGTGCTCATTACCAAACCCATCGAAGCGCTCCGGTTTAAGGGCACTTTCCATTATGATGAGGGCTACTATTATTTCCGGAACATCGGCAACCGCGTTCTTTTCGGCGGCGCCCGCAACCTGGCCATCGAAGCCGAAACGACAACTGAGCTGGGCATGACAGAGCTGATTCAGCACAGGCTGGAAGAGCAGCTGCGTGAGGTTATACTTCCGGACACGCCCTTTGAGGTAGAGCACCGCTGGAGCGGCATTATGGGCATGGGCACCGGCAACACCAAAACCACCCTGGTGCAGCAGGTGTCGGGGCGGGTGAGCTGTGCTGTGCGCCTCGGAGGTATGGGCATCGCCATTGGCTCGCTGGTAGGCGAAGAGGGCGCCGAACTGGTGCTGCAGCAGCTATAGCTGTACCCGGTGCTGGAGGTGCCGTACTTCTTAAGTAACAGAAAAACAAAAGAGGCAAACTGTCTGGGAGCAGTTTGCCTCTTTATTGTACTGGTTTTGCTAAACCTAAGCGGTCGTCCATTGGGGTGTGGTTTGGTTGTACATCGGAACGATAAAACGTTGCTGCGCCTCTTTCTCGGCACTGTAAAAGGCGTTATACTCTTCTTCTCCCAGCTCTTCTCGCAGGGCTATGTGGTATAGGGCCATCTCTGGATACAAGTTGTACTGTTCTTCGCGCTCTCTGGGGATACTTCTGTTAAAGTCATAGAAACTTCTCATGGCTGGTTAAAACTTAAATATTTGATTTATAACTAATTGACCAACCCTAACATACTCTCTGCAACTACATTGAGTTGCTCTTTTTTTACCCCTCCGCCCGGAATCGGCTGTTGCAGCTTTTGATTGGCTAAAAAAAACAGCAGCTACACCACATCTATCTGCCCACCTTACTAAAACCTTTGCAGCATACCACATACCCTACTCCGCCACTGTTCATCTTCTTGTACTAAAAATCCGTAGACGCGGCCTTTAAACTCCCGCTCCACCGGCACCGCCTTAGCCTGGCTTCGCTTGGCCGCCAGGGCACCTGCCAGAGCAGCAGCCCTGGCGGAGCCGGCCCACAGGGGCTGTAAAAGCAACGAGCCCAACCACACGGTTGGGCTCGCCGTAAGGGTGCCAGACGGAGCCTGCACTACCTTGTGATAACAAAGAAGAACAGAAGGGCCAGGATCAACAAAACCGTCTGGTCTGAGTTCTGCTTCAGGAAAAAGCCGGTGCTCAGCAGCAGCTCCCGATCCTCGGCAGGCACTCTTTCCGATAGCCTGATGGTGCCATGTGCTACGTCTAAAAGGCCTTGGCTGTACCAGGCCAACTCCTCGCCCGCCTCGTTTATCCAGCGGTAGCTGTTCGAGAACATGTCGGAGGCAAGGGTGTACCAGCGGCCCGAAGGAAGGCGCAAGGTGTACTTGCCCCAGCTGGGCATGCTTACATCGGCCACGGGCCTGCCGTTTTCCAGGATGTCCACCTCATTCTTAAAGCTGCTGCGCATGTTCAGGAAATACGAAGCCGTCTCAGAAGTATAGACCGCATCGTTGCTCCAGATGCCGGTGAAGGCTAGCTCAGCGAAGGGCTCAAGCTCCGCCCCAAACACATAGTGCTTGCTAAACAGCTTCGGCTGGCTCCAGGGTATGGTCTCCATCTGCCGGGAGTTACTTGCTTAGGCCCAATACGTCTGTTCCCTGCTCAAATACAATGTCCACCGGGATGTTGGCTTCGGAAAGGCGATCCAGGTCGGCCTGCAGCTGCGGGCTGATCTGGCCCTGCTCGTTCAGCAGTGTACCCACGCCTGCGTAGTCGCCCTCGCCCTG includes:
- a CDS encoding GNAT family N-acetyltransferase, which encodes MQLPEGFTNETAVALERNDAETVRLLVGDDVLLKINDEQYSSCWDSLYQACPWATVYQSIAFVSAWYEIYATTYQPILVEQVRAGKLVGVFALAQDTKGHIIGAGDSQAEYQVWLATTHDSTSFLQAALLELYRLFPKSSIRLKYLPYNTPLQGLMATHFWKKHCLLKAYSQPLMVVNDESLSLELKKKNKREKLNRLKRLGHLTFEQITDSAVFQGLLDELATQYDFRKGATVNLTPFKDDTLKKRFIMTLFERKLLHVSVLKLNDAVIASNAGAAGRGWLHLQGFNTHSPIHAKYSPGILQFLMLGKHLVNSEIKVFDLTPGGDAYKENLATDLVEAHILYVGTAYSRWRKRLKDGCSTYLKSRLTKAGIQQSTLKLIKKQAQLFQEKIRLLRKRDPSALLHSLFPRARHAKSSQTYFIAFTAPDLLPPSLLAVERDSLEALLSFEAAGGWQTRWEFLGEAMRRLEAGEHCYTWRREGRLLCCAWLSPAPGQAGATLRGIYCHPGGRAGLSSFLRTAAGQVAREEGHGQVLAVAEGTATRRALEAAGFEKV
- a CDS encoding alpha/beta hydrolase is translated as MSKVYFLSGLGADWRMFQFLKLPDYLPQQHIQWVEPRHIDEPGQEYVHRLKEQVTDPDPILVGMSYGGLVAIELSKVLKPRKTILISSLATRHALPTIYRKLGKTKLHRWMPLKLMQSAVPLAPFFFGAHTKPEKLLLKGAIMYIDEKLLRWSLGQLLVWPQEEILPGLVQIHGTRDLVLPLHDRPDIIKVQGGEHLMVMHQADEISAILSKILEDTWIKADTSLKPPMGSR
- a CDS encoding NAD(P)/FAD-dependent oxidoreductase, whose translation is MQLSFWERETYFKNIDVLIIGSGIVGLNAALHLKAKQPQLKVLVAERGMLPTGASSKNAGFACFGSPSEMLSDLQRHSEEDVFGLVARRWKGLQRLRRNLGDTTIDYHRWGGYELFTPQQQELYEACLDNLPYLNRQLQNTIGEAEVFRPADEKIGQFGFKGVQRLLLSTAEGQIDTGKMILALTQKAQQLGVLVLNGLEVLALQENGQDVNAVTAQGIDLKAKAALVATNGFARKLLPTLQVQPARAQVLITKPIEALRFKGTFHYDEGYYYFRNIGNRVLFGGARNLAIEAETTTELGMTELIQHRLEEQLREVILPDTPFEVEHRWSGIMGMGTGNTKTTLVQQVSGRVSCAVRLGGMGIAIGSLVGEEGAELVLQQL